One Brassica napus cultivar Da-Ae chromosome C4, Da-Ae, whole genome shotgun sequence genomic region harbors:
- the LOC125586065 gene encoding sulfate transporter 3.1-like: protein MERNYSKRCVIVQIGNLKKGLNPLSMSDLFFTSPYMSTALKTGLITGIIALAEGVAVGRSFAMFKNYSIDGNKEMIAFGMMNIVGSLTSCYLTTGQFSRSAVNFNAGCKTIVSNIVMAIAVMFILLFLTPLFYYTPLVVLSSIIMVAMLGLIDYQAAIHLWKVDKFDFLVCMSAYFGVVFGSVEIGLVIAVSIYFIAEITWLSIARLLLFVSRPRTAVKGNIPNSMIYRNNEQYPYSRTVPGLLILEIDAPIYFVNAGYLRERITRWVDEEEERVKTSGENSLQYVILDMSGYGSYLAVKKSSARTTMSRLCNTALAGESPEKTITLVTLSALINLQDQYVMLLPLQLNYDVFIT, encoded by the exons ATGGAGAGGAATTATAGTAAAAGGTGTGTGATTGTGCAGATAGGGAACCTTAAGAAAGGGCTGAATCCACTGTCCATGTCTGATCTCTTCTTTACTTCGCCTTACATGTCGACAGCTCTCAAAACTGGCCTCATTACTGGGATCATAGCTCTCGCT GAAGGAGTAGCTGTGGGAAGAAGCTTTGCGATGTTCAAGAACTACAGCATAGATGGAAACAAAGAAATGATAGCGTTTGGAATGATGAACATCGTTGGTTCCCTCACATCTTGTTACCTCACAACTG GACAGTTTTCGAGATCGGCGGTGAACTTCAACGCGGGTTGCAAGACCATCGTGTCGAATATAGTGATGGCAATTGCGGTTATGTTCATACTGCTCTTCCTCACGCCTCTTTTCTACTACACACCACTCGTCGTCCTCTCCTCCATCATCATGGTTGCAATGCTAGGACTCATTGACTACCAAGCTGCAATTCATCTCTGGAAAGTCGACAAATTTGATTTCCTCGTCTGCATGAGCGCCTACTTTGGGGTAGTATTCGGTAGTGTAGAGATCGGACTTGTTATCGCAGTAAGTATATACTTTATTGCGGAAATTAC GTGGCTATCAATAGCAAGGTTGTTGCTATTCGTGTCAAGGCCGAGGACTGCGGTGAAGGGAAACATACCAAACAGCATGATTTATAGGAACAATGAGCAGTATCCTTACTCAAGAACCGTTCCTGGTCTTCTCATCTTAGAGATTGATGCTCCCATCTACTTTGTCAACGCTGGTTACTTGCGTGAGAG AATCACAAGGTGGGtcgatgaagaggaagagagggTCAAAACATCAGGAGAAAACAGTTTACAATATGTTATACTCGATATGTCGG GATATGGATCTTATCTTGCGGTGAAGAAGAGCTCAGCACGAACAACCATGtcacgcctctgcaacacagcgCTCGCCGGAGAATCACCGGAGAAGACGATCACCCTCGTTACTCTCTCTGCTCTGATCAACCTTCAAGATCAGTACGTTATGTTACTTCCGTTACAACTAAACTACGACGTCTTTATAACATAA
- the LOC106390732 gene encoding clathrin light chain 3, with protein sequence MSSSLGNDDSQLGESNRSAVVDGGDGGNYTAYESRFQSQRFDSSFSNFEKDLAGGGDSSPYSNQDDISSPQRELPETQSPPLKNSSADTNGPILPPPSVMEKEEGFALREWRRLNALRLEEKEKKEKEMVQQIIEAAEQYKAEFYSKRSITIENNKKTNREKEKLFLESQEKFYAEADKNSWKAIAELIPREVPVLEKKGKKKQASVTVIQGPKPGKPTDLSRMRQVITRLKHNPPSHMKPKVPTPSEVDP encoded by the exons ATGTCGTCATCTTTGGGCAACGACGATTCACAACTCGGTGAGTCAAATCGTTCAGCAGTAGTAGATGGCGGCGACGGAGGAAACTACACGGCTTACGAGTCTCGGTTCCAGTCGCAGCGGTTTGACTCGTCCTTCTCCAACTTCGAGAAAGACTTAGCTGGCGGTGGCGATTCGTCTCCTTACTCCAACCAAGATGATATCTCGTCGCCGCAGAGGGAACTACCGGAAACTCAATCTCCACCGTTGAAAAACAGTTCCGCTGATACCAACGGTCCGATCTTGCCTCCTCCATCGGTCATGGAGAAAGAGGAAGGTTTTGCTCTCAGGGAGTGGCGAAG GCTAAATGCTCTGAGATTGGAAGAGAAggaaaaaaaggagaaagaaatGGTTCAGCAGATTATAGAAGCAGCAGAGCAATACAAGGCTGAGTTCTACAGCAAGCGTAGCATTACTATTGAAAACAACAAGAAAACCAACCGCGAGAAAGAGAAG TTGTTTTTGGAGAGCCAAGAAAAGTTTtatgctgaagctgacaaaAACAGCTGGAAGGCGATTGCTGAACTCATTCCTCGTGAAGTACCAGTATTAGAGAAGAAAGGCAAGAAGAAGCAAGCTTCTGTAACTGTGATACAGGGGCCAAAACCAGGGAAGCCAACTGATTTGTCTCGTATGCGTCAAGTGATCACGAGACTCAAGCACAATCCACCTTCTCATATGAAGCCTAAAGTACCCACACCATCTGAAGTGGACCCGTGA
- the LOC106390733 gene encoding probable envelope ADP,ATP carrier protein, chloroplastic: MGDEDRAILTFHRIPSLNSSILTSSPSKSSTVQFRHRVLRSSAPGDVGFGSKFACITMAEKCEQREFSPTPAQLLSNPLAILALVPKDAAIFAAGAIAGAAAKTVTAPLDRIKLLMQTHGIRIGHQSAKKAIGFVEAITLIGKEEGMKGYWKGNLPQVIRVLPYSAVQLLAYESYKKLFKGTDDQLSVIGRLAAGACAGMTSTLLTYPLDVLRLRLAVEPGYRTMSQVALSMLREEGLASFYYGLGPSLVGIAPYIAVNFCIFDLVKKSLPEEYRQKAQSSLFTAVLSAGIATLTCYPLDTVRRQMQMRGTPYKSIPEAFAGIIDGDGLIGLYRGFLPNALKTLPNSSIRLTTFDMVKRLIATSEKQLQKITYDNRNRDQT; the protein is encoded by the exons ATGGGAGACGAAGACAGAGCTATTCTCACATTTCACCGTATACCTTCCCTCAACTCCTCCATACTCACCTCTTCTCCGTCCAAATCCAGCACCGTACAGTTTCGCCACCGTGTTTTGCGGAGTTCAGCTCCCGGAGATGTCGGTTTCGGGAGTAAATTCGCCTGCATTACTATGGCGGAGAAGTGCGAGCAGAGGGAGTTCTCTCCCACGCCGGCGCAGCTCTTGAGCAACCCGCTTGCTATCCTTGCTCTTGTTCCCAAGGATGCTGCCATCTTCGCCGCCGGTGCTATTGCCGGAGCTGCCGCTAAAACGGTTACGGCTCCGCTTGACCGTATCAAGCTTCTTATGCAG ACACATGGTATACGAATCGGACATCAGAGTGCAAAGAAGGCAATAGGTTTTGTCGAG GCAATTACTCTGATAGGCAAAGAAGAAGGGATGAAAGGTTACTGGAAGGGAAACTTGCCTCAGGTGATAAGAGTATTGCCTTATAGTGCGGTCCAGCTTTTGGCTTACGAGAGTTACAAG AAATTATTCAAAGGTACAGATGATCAGCTCTCAGTGATTGGAAGACTTGCAGCTGGTGCTTGTGCTGGCATGACATCTACCTTG TTGACTTACCCACTAGATGTTTTGAGACTGAGATTGGCAGTCGAACCTGGGTACAGAACAATGTCTCAG GTTGCTTTGAGTATGCTCCGGGAAGAAGGGCTTGCATCTTTCTATTACGGCCTTGGACCTTCTCTAGTAGGGATAGCTCCATATATTGCTGTTAACTTTTGCATTTTCGATCT AGTGAAGAAGTCTTTACCGGAGGAATATAGACAAAAGGCACAATCGTCTCTGTTCACAGCTGTTCTGTCGGCTGGTATTGCAACACTAACATGTTACCCTCTCGACACTGTGAGACGCCAAATGCAAATGAGAGGAACTCCATACAAATCTATCCCTGAAGCATTTGCTG GAATTATAGACGGTGATGGGCTTATAGGCTTGTACCGTGGCTTTTTACCCAATGCATTGAAAACTCTACCAAACAGCAG CATTAGGCTTACAACCTTTGATATGGTGAAACGCCTTATCGCCACAAGTGAGAAGCAGCTTCAGAAGATCACCTATGATAATCGGAATCGAGACCAAACTTGA